The Elgaria multicarinata webbii isolate HBS135686 ecotype San Diego chromosome 11, rElgMul1.1.pri, whole genome shotgun sequence genome segment TCAGGGCTTTAGTCTCTGTCTTCAGGAGAAAGAAGAGTAGTCTCAAGTTGAGGGAACAGAGCCAAGGATTATTCACTATGCACTGGGAGCTGTCTTCTTTCTCTACCAGATGCCAGTAGATTCACATACTTCCCCTGAGTTTCAGGAGCTGCAAGTTTGGGATCCAGCCCAAACTTTCTCACTGAATTAGGCTCCCCCATCCCCTAACTTCCCTAGCATAATTTGTTCGTGTACTGAAATCAGTCCGACTCAGAGAATTGTCTTGTTTTAAAAcgtgttccccccctttttgttttaaacttgtgTTTATACTTGCTTAGCTGTAGTaaaagccactttttaaaaactgtttgccTTCAAAATCGGGGTATAAATGCTCTTTCTGATTCGGTTCACCTCTTTCTCCTCGCTTCTGTCTCACTTGCCCTGTGTCTCCAATGCAaagcacaataagggtgataacactcaaccacaaaaattcacttattttatttatttatttattgattacatttttataccgcccaatagccgaagctctctgggcggttcacaaaaattaaaaccataataaaacaaccaacaggttaaaagcacaaatacaaaatacagtatgaaaagcacaaccaggataaaaaacacacagcaaaattgatataaaattaaaacagtaaaatttaaatttaagttaaaattaagtgttaaaatactgagagaataaaaaggtctttagctggcgacgaaaggagtacagtgtaggcgccaggcggacctctctggggagctcattccacagccggggtgccacagcggagaaggccctcctcctagtagccacctgcctcacttcctttggcaggggctcacggagaagggccccacttagagatgtaaaatagacacaatatattagagatataagtgatatatacaacatatacaTACAGTTTGAAGGAGGGCGGGTGGCAGCAGGAAAgcagctcttcccccacccctgaaagcTAACTGTGCAGCAGGAATAAATAAACGGATTAGGACTgtcatgaaaaagaaagaaaaaagtggtcGGAATGTCATTTTCCTTCTTCACAGTGCTTCAATGGGAAGCAGCGATGgggatcttcttcttttccctgttgattttctatttatttatttattgcatttatataccgctcccatagccagggctctctggggccCTACTACTACTTTCTACTACTACTTTCTACTTTAGAGTTCCACCTGAACATTTCTCTCACAAGTAAGAGGAAACTACATTTCTCTTAGAGTTGCACCTGAACATTTCTCTCACAGGTAagagaaaactacatttcccacaatCCCCGGGCCTGGCGGCCATGGCGGAACCCTTGCGCGTACAGCTCGGGTTTCCCCAACTCTATGGCTTCCTCAGCCAGTTGGGGAAAGGACCGTTTCCGACGCAAACCAGAAGTGAAGCGCCCGGCCTCCCTGGAGGCGGGATGGCGGCCCAGGCCGCGCTGCTGCTCCTGctaggggcggcggcggcagtgggtCCGGCCCCCGTGCAGGGTTCGCGGGGGGACCGGGAGCCCGTCTACCGAGACTGCCTGGCGCAATGCGAGAGGCGCAACTGCTCCGGGCCCGGGCTGCGGCACTTCCGCTCCCGCCAGCCGCTCTACATGAGCCTCGCAGGTACCGTCCGGCGCCCGCCTGAGCCAAGCGAGAGGGCCACGCCCAGcgtcgggggcgggggggggtcctACGGCATGATGGGCCTCCGCGTAGCCACGTCCGGAAGCCACGGCGCCCCTCTCGGTGCCCTCCGTGGCCGCGCTGCCCGCCTGATGGCTCCGCCTGCTTGTTTCCAAGGCTCTTCCCCGCCTTCTCTTTGGCGGGCGTGGGTGGAGCGTTAGTAATGGAGACGAGGAGAGCGcacgagcatgtgcagagtgcatttctcaTGCCATTGGGGAACGGCTTTTGGAAGTAGTGTCAAAACGCACCTCTACCTCTTGAGGCTACAAAGCAGGGAGAGTGGATGCAACTGCTAGCGACTGCATCCGTATTGACCCCTCCGCTGCCTGTTTTAGCAAGTAGTATttaggtaaaaacaacaacaaacacaaaaaacaaaacccaagggGGTGACGGAGCAGCTGGGCAGGACACAAAGCAGCTGTTCCGTCTCATACGAAgagccgatctacaccaagcaggatataacacttttaaaacggtatgaaaactgtatttgtaatgtttcctgggcctgaacagttgtcataaccattataaaccattataagcagtagtgtagatcctgccctggatcagaccaagggtgcatctagtccagccttcctcaaccgggggcgctccagatgtgttggactgcactctgtccaacacatctggagcgccccaggttgaggaaggctgatctagtccaacattctgttcacacagtgaccagctatctgttgaccaggaacccacaagcaggacacgagtgcaatccttgcacccatgttctccagcagacCACTGGCTTGTAACCTGctctacttttaatattttaaagtgtCTCTCCCAGAGAAGTCCCACCCACCAGTTGCCTCCTCCCATTGTTGTAAGCATTCctgcaggattcccccccccctccctgtttttcttTATGCCTTTCAGATGCTTTggtcaacaactcccatcagccacagccccCTTAGCCAGTGATGAAGGAGTTGTAAAcaagaacatttggagggccacaagcaaAGTTTATGGGCtagagagattttttaaaacacctacTGAGTGGCTTACTGTAGCATTCACTACTAGGTATGTGGTTCACCCTCTTGTTTGACCTCCAGGCTTATTTCAGGTTATAATCACTAAGTGGGAAGAAGTCGCAATTCTTTAATTACTAGGTTTCTTGTGTATAATATAAACTATAGGACCATTTACATGCAACTGAATCCaatgcgtgtttactcagaagcaagccttcTGGATTCAGTtaaacaacctttcaagtaagtAGACTTAAATGTATTTAGggtgcaaatctatgcatgtttagacagaaaaagtgtcctacaactcccagcaccctccatccagtatgggctggctggagaatactgTGAGTTTTAGGActtccgcccccacccaccctgtctaaacaggcatatgATTGTacctgcaatattttaaaaagcaaaacaacatcaCCCTTAGGAGGCCCGTTCAGCTTTAGCCACAAGAGCTTGATGGAAGAAAATAAGACCAGAGAGTGATGAATAAGCTATAGTCCCTTAAAATAAAACATACTTGGAAAATCTGAATATCTTCCATTCTCTCCCTACTCCTTTAACATTATTTCAGTGAGTTCCATTGCTTTCACTATCCAAGTAAATCCTTTACCCTAAGTTTATCTGTTTTTCTCCATCTGTATTCTAGGGTGGACCTGCAGAGATGATTGTAAATATGAATGTATGTGGCTGACTGTGGATCTTTATGTCCAGGAAGGATACAAAGTGCCTCAATTTCATGGAAAGGTAATCCATCTTTGTGAAGTCAAGTTGTCTCACTGTTACAGATATACAACGTAGCcctataccaggtcagactatttgcccATCGAGCCCAGTCTTCTGTTACTGGCAGTGGCTGTTCAGGGCCCTTCTGCAGAGGTCTTGCTTAGCCCTGTTGTGTGAGATTCTTTCAACTGGAAGTgcccgggattgaacctgggaccttggaACCTGGATTGGGCCTTCAAAGCATGCTCTCCAGCATTGTGCTGTGGCGCCTACACGCTAATGAACAGGGGCATATTCCCGTGTTGATGGACTTGCAGAGAGAAGCAGAGCAAATAGCATTGCAGTGCCTCCGTCGCATGCTTCTGTGCCTTTTTATTGGTAGCCAGCCCTTTTGCTAcctcatccacccacccacagcgGCTATagatggggtgtgggggagagagtgaTCCCAtaaattagttgaaagcattCCTAGGAAAACATCGTATGCTTGTTGTGTTCCTCTTCCCCAAAAGAACATTAGGCTACTAGGCCcagaagggccaaactagatatgacaGTTGTGTGAATGTAATTAATTCCCACATTCATAGTAGCCTCAGGACCAGGCAGTGAGGAATTTTAACTCTTTTCAGCCCCTGAAAAATCACTTCTCTGAATCtactatttgcatttcaaggcaAGGTGCTGTTGACAGCAGTGAAAGCTTTCGTCCCAATGTTGATTTGGGCTGCAGCAGGAGACAAAGGGTTAAACCTGAAAGAccgcattctcccatatgagcctgcccatgctctaagatcttctggggaggcctttctgtcactcccaccaacatcccaggcacgcctgatgggtacgcaggagagggccttctccgtggctgctctaaggctctggaactctcttcccagggaggctaggctggctccctctgtgctacagtttcggaggcagtcagaaacatttttgtttcaccaggcttttggaactatactggacctgtgttaatgtattggattctctccccccccccccccacttttaacctgttacatttaaaaaaaagtttttaacatgtttttaattttatggtaggtttaattctattttaacttttgtaatttatatttatatgttttaattttacatgttttaatcttgtaaactgccttgagtcccagtactgaggaaaaggcagaattattattattattattattattattattattattatttctccaacCCTTCCTGTCCCTCTACACCTGCTgcttaattctttaaaaaaatacttttgtgcAATTTCTAATTGTGTGAATGGATTCATATCTAGTTTAGCCCTTTgtcaagggggaaaaaagaagggggaaactcACCCTTTTTCTTTCACTCAGGCTTTTGAGACTGTTGGAAAACTACCCCACTCAATTTCTCCTaacttgcctcccccccccatctacccCATCAGGCATCCCATGTTGAGAATCGTGGCTTTAgttcagtggtgggcaacttgtggcccttcggatgttgttggattgcaccTCAGCCCTCGCCaccattgccaatggtgatggatgctggaagttgcagtccaacaaaatctggggGGCTACAAGTTGCTCACTCTTGTTCTCGCCCGAGATACCTTTAGCCATCCTGGGAACAGGTGCAAACATCCGAATTGCTGGTCGCTGacgtcctttttcttcttgttccACCCTCCACCCGCTTCCCCCCGTAGTGGCCCTTTTCCCGTTTCCTGTTCTTTCAGGAGCCTGCTTCTGCCTTTGCTTCATTCCTTAACGGCCTTGCCAACTTAGTGATGCTGAACAGATACAAAGCCGTCGTTCCTCGCTCTTCTCCCATGTACCACACCTGCATCGCCTTTGCTTGGGTACGTCTCTTTTGAAAATTAGTTTCCCATCGTGACAGTCCTTTtcggttagagcagccttccccaagctggtgtccaCCAGATGCTTTGGAGTAAAACGtctaggattcctgaccattgaccatgcgggttggggctgatgggaattgaaatcccaaACACCTGATGGCCAcccgttggggaaggctgggttcaAGGAGGAGACAGTGGTGTACACCACAAAAAGGGGGTGAAGTTCTTATTGCTCAAGGTCTTgatgggaggggaggaaagacacAGGGGCCGTGCCAGCAAGAGGACCAAttccctcctccttgctcctgtCTGTTTCAAAGAGTGCAGAATGACGGAAGGGAGAAAAGAGGCAGGTCTCGTGCCCCTCTCAAGACTCAAGCCCCTACCTTCCAATGGGTTCCAGCGTTTGTTCTGCAGCTTAACTGATCTGAGCTCTTCGAAAGTGGTGTTTTCAggatttctctttcttctcctgatCCCTGGCTCCCCACCCTTTCAGGTTTCTTTAAATGCCTGGTTCTGGTCTACCGTTTTCCATACTCGAGAAACGAATCTAACCGAGGTGAGCAGTTATTATCTTGTAACATGAAAACGATGCAGAACCTGAATAGGggtgtatttattaatttataaaccACTCCTTCATCCCAAAAGGATTTCAGGTTGGTGCACATAAAACGACCTAAAAATAGTACAGTCATCACCATCTAAAATCTAAACCCCATGGCAAAAATCTTTCAGtgattttgattttgtttctaataaaaaataagtaggttttttaaaacctcaaaataaATACCACAGCATGCATGAGACTATCTTTCAAATAGGTAGAGCTAGAATCAAAAGTTCTCAAGCTCCTTGACCATTATTTTTGTTATTGatagagcaccatcaatgtgcatggtatGTTACAACAATGATAGGTCTCTACCCCAAGAGGCTTACGGTCTAATATTTTATatgcggggggagagagaggaatcaGGAGTAAACAGGGCGAGCCCTGCCTGGAATGCTCCAGCCATAAACAGGAACAACCATGTGTCAAAATGCTCCAAACAGGTTGCAAGTCACATCTAAGGAGAAAGGGTTCTGAGCTTCGTGTTATTTGAGAAAAGGCAGGAGTAAAAGGCAGGACGTGCTTAAAGCTAGCATAGAGCGGCGAGTGAGCCCTGGCTTAGATCTCTAATTAAAATTCTCTTCCCACAGAAAATGGACTATTTCTGTGCATCTGCAGTCATCCTTCACTCTGTATACTTGTGCTGCGTCAGGTGAGTCTCTCTCATCTCTGCCTTTTTGTGGGTTTTATGCTATGTtcctgggagggaggatacagagccaagtggggggatctgagggggtgcccattagtgtagtgacgggtagAGGGAGGTATGGCGTTGCGAGAAGGACTTGCCAGTTTAGGGGAACTTGGAGCAGACAGTTAATGGCTGTCCCGTGTTCCGGCcctccttgcacccgcaggtttgttggttgccctgtcagccagccctcgggcctccggatgctgcttttaaatgccagatcggtgcataataagacctccctcatccacgacttaattgtggatgaggcagccgatctggcatgtataaccgagacctgggtgggagagcagggaggagtcagtctctcccagctatgcccaccgggttacttggttcagcatcagggtagacctgagggccggggagggggggttgctgtggtctataggaattccatctccctctccaggctccctgtccatgcgactactggtctggagtgtttgcaccttgtgttgggccaacgggacagattagggatcctGTTGGTGTAcagcccaccctgctgctcaacaggctccctggctgagctgacggaggtggtctcggatGTGCTGTTGAgagcccccagactgttggttctgggggatgtcaacattcacgcCGAGGGCACCCTATCCGAgacggctcaggatttcatggtctccatgacaaccatgggactgtcccagtaTTCCATCGGACCGacgcatgtagcagggcatactctagacttggtttttgcaactggacagggagatggtgatctgaaagtgtgGGACTTCACATCAGTCCCcatgtcatggtcagatcattgcttgctgaggtttagacttacagcggctttttccctctgcaagggtgggggacccattaagatggtccgctcccggagactaatggatccgattggtttccaaagggctctggggagttttccggctgatagggctggctctcctgtcgaaaccctggttgacctgtggaatgcagaaatgacccaggcggttgacaggattgctcccgacgccctctcctgagtagagctcgtacggctccgtggtataccccagagctgagagcgatgaaacaaaataggagacggctagaggacagatggaggcgagctccagatggatgtaatcaactcctggtaagtgcatataatacaacatattcaaaggcagcaaaAAAACAGTATCTTGCGGCCACTATTACTtcatcaatctgccgcccagcagaacttttcagagttgttcgggggctattagatgctggccccaaggacattgtagaactctctgaggaccgctgtaatgaatttgccaggcacttccaggacaaaatctctgacatccgttgggacttagactccagtgttatagcagctgaatctagtgaggtgtccagagcgcaggcttgtcctgtaatcttggatgagtttcagttggtacagctcgaggatgtggacaaggtgcttgaacAGGTCCgtgcgaccacctctgtactggatccctgcccctcttggctaataaaagctagcagggatggaacagccggctgggccaaggaggtgattaatgcctctctacgagagggagtggtcccagaccgtctgaaagaggctgtagtgaggccactcctgaagaaaacttccttggacccggaaaatcttagtaactacaggccggtagcaaatgttccattcctgggcaaggtccttgagcgggtggtggcgggccagctccagacactcttggatgagactgattatctggatccatttcagtcgggcttcaggcctggttttggcacggaaacagccttggtcgccctgtatgatgacctctgtcgggagaaagacaggagagggagtgtgactctgttgattctcctcgacctctcagcggctttcgataccattgaccatggtatccttctgggacgactcgctgagctgggagtgggaggtactgctctgcagtggttctgctcctacttagcaggacggctccagaaggtggtgcttggggaacattactcggccccgtggactctcaagtatggggtcctgcaggggtcggttttgtcccccatgttgtttaacatttacatgaagccgctgggtgcggtcatccggagctttggagtgtgctgccatcagtatgctgacgacacgcagctctatttctccttttcatcttcagcaggagaggctgtggatgcgTTGAACCGGTGCCtagctgcgacaatggactggatgagggctaataaactgagactcaatccagacaagactgagatgctgttagtaggtgattccactgacaggatggggggtgttctaccggttctggatgggattgcactcaccctgaaggagcaggttcgtagcttgggggttcttttagatccatcattgtcacttgaggctcaggtgacctcagtggcacggagtgccttctacaaactccggttggtggcccagctacgaccctatctagacagggatgacctggcttcagttgtccatgctctggtaacctccaagttagattactgcaatacgctctacgtagggctgcctttgaagacggttcggaagctgcagctcgtgcaaaatgcagcggccagactgatttcgggaaccagaaggttcgaccatataacacctgctctggtccgcttgcactggctgcctgtatgtttccgagcccaattcaaggtgctggttttgacctataaagccttacacggcttgggaccacaatacctgacggaacgcctctcctgacgtgaatgtacccggtcactatgttcaacatctaaggtcctcctccgggtgcctactccgagagaggctcggagtgtggcaacgagggacagggccttttcagtggtggcccccagactgtggaatgatctccctgatgaggctcgcctggcgccaacgctgctatctttccggcgccaggttaagactttcctctttgcccaggcatatggcggcacatcctaattacccacatgtttagtttttaatcggtttttaatgctttatgtgtgtatgttctgtgttttagagttttaaattttgtatacttgtttttacctcaattttagaatttctgtaaaccgtccagagagccctggctatgggagcggtatagaagtgtaataaataaataaataaataaataggccaaaGAGCCCGTCTAAGTccggcatcctgtttcccacagtggccaaccagatgcccatgggaagctggCAAGCCCAGCATGAATGCAAtagccccccctctctcctgttcCCCAGCGACAGGGATACAATGCGTGCATTTGGACGACACTTTCGTCCACAGAGTGTGACTAGCCCACTCCGTGGATGACTATTTGTGTGTCGCACTTGCGCAACACGGGTGATGCTCCATGGAGTAGAGTATTAACATTCCGTGGGGTAGTCCCACCCACTCCTGCCCTCCTCACTGAATGGTGGGGCTGGTTCTTGCTTACCTTATTGGGGTGCTGCCATTCTGTGGGAGCGgcggaagggggaggagagacgCAGCATGCCGAGATACGCTGTGGCCATTGCTGGAGTGACGGCAGAGGCGGCGCATTGATTCCACCTCCTGTCAGGAGTTGTGATGCCTCTGCCGCTGCTTCTTTCTCCGGCAACGGCCATGGTGCGTCATTTCTCAGTGGCTGTTGCTGGAGAAAGAAGTGGTGGCGGAGGCATCTCCTCTCCTCACAGGAGGTGGAATCCATGCACCGTTGCTCTGGTGGGCGCACTGCCTCCCCTGTCATTGGAAGCGATGCGGCTGCTGGTTCTCACTGCGGTGGCTGTGCGGGGACAGGCGACAGGGATGCCGCTCAGTGCTGACATGTGCTTTGCCGGTGGACGGATCTGGTGCCCTGACATGTGAGGCCGTTCGGAAGCTCCTTGTTTCTATGGCGGCCACATGCGGAGAAACACACACCGCCTCCGCTGCAGAAGCAAGAGGCTGGATGTAggatatagtccaaaacatctctagGGCACCAGTTTGGCTCCCTGtgatataacattttaaataagTAAGTCAAATTGAGCTGCTGTGGCTTAATTGCATCGTCTGTATAAGCAGAAATGGTGGCCTTCAACAAGGGCGTGGGCAGCAGGTACAGGTCTGACCTCCCTCCGTGTCCTGTCCCAGATTAGCACTTGTCTCACACTCACGAAAGGGATACTGGCCTTCCTGAAATACTACTTCTGCGTGTCCAGACAAATATTTTGGAATGCTTTCATCTTGGCTCTTGCCAGAAGGCGCTGCTTTTCTCATGGCCAggctgctccccctgccctggtCATGGCCTGGTCTCTCATTTCCCTTCAtgctagcatttatttatttattacatttttataccacccaatagccgaagctctctgggcggttcacaaaaccctcAAGGCTAGCAGGAATCCTTCAGAAGGGAAGCAAGGAGAACAGGGACCAGAGTGCAGTCACCGTAGCTGCCATCCGCAAAAGAACAGCCTGACAATTCCTCGGTGCACACGCTTCCTTCCTCAGCTTGAAGATGTGCAAAGCAACAGGTCCTCTCCTCCGGAGATACAGCTTCTCTgttttcagattgcaggtggCTGCAGATGGAGGGCTCCCAAGTGTTACCAATCAGAAGACATTGCACGGCTGTTCCGTCTTTTTTTCATTAA includes the following:
- the PGAP3 gene encoding post-GPI attachment to proteins factor 3 isoform X2; amino-acid sequence: MAAQAALLLLLGAAAAVGPAPVQGSRGDREPVYRDCLAQCERRNCSGPGLRHFRSRQPLYMSLAGWTCRDDCKYECMWLTVDLYVQEGYKVPQFHGKEPASAFASFLNGLANLVMLNRYKAVVPRSSPMYHTCIAFAWVSLNAWFWSTVFHTRETNLTEKMDYFCASAVILHSVYLCCVRTLGLKRRAFATAFGGFLFLFLACHVSYLTLVRFDYGYNMTANVAIGLLNLFWWLGWCMRNQQRLPYVWKCVAVVLLLQGLALLELLDFPPLFWVFDAHAIWHISTIPVNVLFYSFLVDDSLYLLKANSDVLKID
- the PGAP3 gene encoding post-GPI attachment to proteins factor 3 isoform X1 is translated as MAAQAALLLLLGAAAAVGPAPVQGSRGDREPVYRDCLAQCERRNCSGPGLRHFRSRQPLYMSLAGWTCRDDCKYECMWLTVDLYVQEGYKVPQFHGKWPFSRFLFFQEPASAFASFLNGLANLVMLNRYKAVVPRSSPMYHTCIAFAWVSLNAWFWSTVFHTRETNLTEKMDYFCASAVILHSVYLCCVRTLGLKRRAFATAFGGFLFLFLACHVSYLTLVRFDYGYNMTANVAIGLLNLFWWLGWCMRNQQRLPYVWKCVAVVLLLQGLALLELLDFPPLFWVFDAHAIWHISTIPVNVLFYSFLVDDSLYLLKANSDVLKID
- the PGAP3 gene encoding post-GPI attachment to proteins factor 3 isoform X3, which codes for MAAQAALLLLLGAAAAVGPAPVQGSRGDREPVYRDCLAQCERRNCSGPGLRHFRSRQPLYMSLAGWTCRDDCKYECMWLTVDLYVQEGYKVPQFHGKVSLNAWFWSTVFHTRETNLTEKMDYFCASAVILHSVYLCCVRTLGLKRRAFATAFGGFLFLFLACHVSYLTLVRFDYGYNMTANVAIGLLNLFWWLGWCMRNQQRLPYVWKCVAVVLLLQGLALLELLDFPPLFWVFDAHAIWHISTIPVNVLFYSFLVDDSLYLLKANSDVLKID